One segment of Panicum virgatum strain AP13 chromosome 3K, P.virgatum_v5, whole genome shotgun sequence DNA contains the following:
- the LOC120701136 gene encoding L-type lectin-domain containing receptor kinase IX.1-like: MVDGVCRLDSAVERLKSSSRRVEDLRGEARELGREGFAAGRRGTAGATSSARPARLVHASSKEDERTALDGKLRGLREEKSGAQTRLPTRGSGAPTATVAGRFSDNKWKRLKLIMEVAGLSVASTVVLLLCLGLSHRCLLQCRDGRTTATTKTKSVRSRSYFRGEAVELIELEQGTGVTGPRRFSFDELAAATDNFSDDRKPGEDGFGSVYRGFLEGLNLHVAIKRVSKTSPQGWKEFVSEVKTISGLRHRNLVLLIGWCCSGGDLLLVYELMPSGSVDSHLHNPSKHLGWRERYQIVLGIGSVLVYLHHETEPRVVHRDVKPSNVMLDVAFAAKLGDFGLARAVEDGARRSWTTVPAGTTGYLDPECVATGRTSVESDVYSFGVVLLEIASGRRPVATLPDGSTAHLAQRVRDLHDAGRVLDAADARLGGDYHAEQMERVLVVGLWCAHPDRSLRLDVRHAVNVLRFDAPLPILPAEDAGRRSTPCAAGGRCGVSEGPKLAIRGDWM; encoded by the exons atggtggacgGCGTCTGCAGGCTCGATTCGGCCGTGGAGCGACTCAAATCGAGCTCGAGGAGGGTCGAGGATCTTCGGGGTGAGGCTAGGGAGCTCGGGCGCGAAGGGTTTGCGGCGGGACGGCGAGGAACGGCCGGCGCGACGAGCTCTGCTCGCCCTGCTCGGCTCGTGCACGCGAGCTCGAAGGAAGATGAAAGGACTGCGCTGGACGGGAAGCTTCGAGGCCTGCGtgaggagaagagcggcgctcagacgcgattgccgacgcgtggaagcgGCGCGCCGAcggccacagtcgccg GTCGCTTCAGTGACAACAAATGGAAGCGCCTAAAACTAATTATGGAGGTGGCCGGCCTGTCGGTCGCCAGCACAGTGGTGCTCCTGCTCTGCCTCGGCCTCTCCCATCGGTGCCTTTTGCAATGCCGCGACGGcaggacgacggcgacgaccaAGACGAAATCCGTCAGATCACGGTCGTACTTCCGTGGTGAAGCCGTGGAACTCATCGAACTCGAGCAAGGCACTGGCGTCACCGGGCCAAGGAGATTCTCCTTcgacgagctcgccgccgccaccgacaaCTTCTCCGACGACAGGAAGCCCGGAGAAGATGGCTTCGGATCGGTGTACCGTGGGTTCTTGGAGGGCCTGAACCTCCACGTGGCCATCAAGAGGGTCTCCAAGACCTCCCCGCAGGGCTGGAAGGAGTTCGTGTCGGAGGTGAAGACCATCAGCGGGCTCAGGCACCGGAACCTCGTGCTGCTCATCGGCTggtgctgcagcggcggcgacctcctccTCGTCTACGAGCTGATGCCCAGCGGCAGCGTGGACAGCCACCTCCACAACCCGAGCAAGCACCTCGGCTGGCGGGAGAGGTACCAGATCGTGCTCGGGATCGGCTCCGTGCTCGTGTACCTACACCACGAGACGGAGCCGCGCGTCGTGCACCGCGACGTCAAGCCAAGCAACGTGATGCTAGACGTGGCGTTCGCAGCCAAGCTCGGGGACTTCGGGCTGGCGCGGGCGGTCGAGGACGGTGCCCGTCGGTCGTGGACCACGGTGCCGGCGGGCACGACGGGGTACCTGGACCCGGAATGCGTGGCCACCGGCAGGACCAGCGTGGAGTccgacgtgtacagcttcggcGTCGTGCTCCTCGAGATCGCCTCCGGGCGGCGCCCCGTGGCGACGCTGCCGGACGGGAGCACGGCCCACCTGGCGCAGAGGGTGCGGGACCTCCACGACGCTGGGAGGGTCCTCGATGCGGCGGACGCGCGGCTGGGCGGGGACTACCACGCCGAGCAGATGGAACGCGTGCTCGTCGTTGGGCTCTGGTGCGCGCACCCGGACCGGAGCCTTAGACTGGACGTCAGGCACGCGGTGAACGTGCTCCGGTTCGACGCCCCGCTGCCGATCCTCCCGGCGGAGGATGCCGGCCGTCGCAGCACGCCTTGCGCTGCCGGTGGCCGATGCGGTGTttctgagggaccgaaactggcgatcAGAGGGGACTGGATGTGA
- the LOC120700078 gene encoding probable histone deacetylase 19, whose product MDPSSAGSGGNSLPSVGPDGQKRRVCYFYDSEVGNYYYGQGHPMKPHRIRMTHSLPARYGLLNQMQVYRPNPARDRDLSRFHADDYINFLRSVTPETQQDQIRLLKRFNVDEDCPVFDGLYSFCQTYAGASVGGAVKLNHGHDIAINWSGGLHHAKKCEASGFCYVNDIVLAILELLKHHERVLYVDIDIHHGDGVEEAFYTRDRVMTVSFHKFGDYFPGTGDIRDIGHSKGKYYSLNVPLDDGIDDESYQSLFKPIMGKVMEVFRPGAVVLQCGADSLSGDRLGCFNLSIRGHAECVRYMRSFNVPLLLLGGGGYTIRNVARCWCYETGVALGQELEDKMPVNEYYKYFGPDYTLHVAPSNMENKNTRQQLDDIRNKLLDNLSKLRHAPSVQFQERPPDAELPEPDERHDPDSDMEVDDHKAVEESTRRSSILGIRVKREFTENEHKVQDGRRVTSEHRGLEPMAEDVGSPKQAPPDANAMAIDEPGNVKNEPEGSTKLLDQPAMYHKL is encoded by the exons atggaccCCTCGTCGGCGGGCTCCGGCGGCAACTCCCTGCCGTCGGTCGGCCCCGACGGGCAGAAGCGGCGCGTGTGCTACTTCTACGACTCGGAGGTGGGCAACTA CTACTACGGGCAGGGCCACCCGATGAAGCCGCACCGCATCCGGATGACGCACTCGCTGCCGGCGCGCTACGGCCTCCTCAACCAGATGCAGGTGTACCGCCCCAACCCCGCCCGCGACCGCGACCTCAGCCGCTTCCACGCCGACGACTACATCAACTTCCTCCGCTCCGTCACGCCGGAGACGCAGCAGGACCAGATCCGCCTGCTCAAGCGCTTCAACGTCGACGAGGACTGCCCCGTCTTCGACGGCCTCTACAGCTTCTGCCAGACCTACGCCGGCGCCTCCGTCGGCGGCGCCGTCAAGCTCAACCACGGCCACGACATCGCAATCAACTGGTCCGGGGGCCTGCACCACGCGAAGAAGTGCGAGGCGTCCGGCTTCTGCTACGTCAACGACATCGTGCTCGCCATACTCGAGCTCCTCAAGCACCACGAG AGAGTTCTGTATGTCGATATCGATATCCACCATGGAGATGGCGTAGAGGAGGCTTTCTACACAAGAGACAGGGTTATGACAGTCTCATTCCACAAGTTTGGGGATTATTTCCCAGGAACAGGGGATATCCGTGACATTGGGCACTCAAAGGGGAAGTATTATTCCCTGAATGTCCCTCTGGATGATGGGATTGATGACGAAAGCTACCAGTCCCTGTTCAAGCCAATCATGGGCAAGGTTATGGAGGTTTTCCGCCCTGGTGCTGTTGTGCTTCAGTGTGGTGCTGATTCCTTGTCTGGGGATAGGCTGGGCTGCTTCAATCTTTCAATAAGAGGTCATGCAGAATGTGTGAGGTACATGAGGTCTTTCAACGTTCCCTTGTTACTTCTCGGAGGTGGTGGATATACCATAAGAAATGTTGCACGCTGTTGGTGCTATGAG ACAGGAGTTGCTCTTGGTCAAGAGCTTGAAGACAAGATGCCTGTCAATGAGTACTACAAGTACTTTGGTCCAGATTACACTCTTCATGTTGCACCAAGTAACATGGAAAACAAAAATACACGACAGCAACTGGATGATATAAGAAACAAACTTCTGGACAATCTTTCAAAACTTCGACATGCCCCTAGTGTCCAGTTTCAAGAGCGACCTCCTGATGCAGAGTTACCTGAG CCAGATGAAAGGCACGATCCTGATTCTGATATGGAAGTAGATGATCACAAGGCTGTGGAAGAGTCAACAAG GAGAAGCAGCATTCTAGGAATCCGAGTTAAGAGAGAATTCACCGAAAATGAGCACAAAGTTCAG GATGGTCGCAGAGTTACATCTGAACACAGAGGACTGGAACCCATGGCAGAAGACGTTGGTTCCCCTAAGCAAGCTCCT CCGGATGCCAATGCAATGGCCATCGACGAGCCAGGCAACGTCAAGAATGAACCAGAGGGCTCAACCAAATTGCTGGACCAACCAGCCATGTATCATAAGCTGTAA